One genomic segment of Arachis duranensis cultivar V14167 chromosome 4, aradu.V14167.gnm2.J7QH, whole genome shotgun sequence includes these proteins:
- the LOC107484750 gene encoding acyltransferase GLAUCE-like, with product MAGRLVQSLEDSHRFEIDCNDAGIVVIAARTNRKLSEFGDIFAPNQDLEELAMFLQEEQEEEIDLKEKLLLSVQLTQFACGSLALTTHYNHCTLDGLAVRDFGANLAALTRGDFLIVVPFADRTLLRARNPPKISYPHFEYGKATNIENLFSVRGTSSGINVRQNAIQNQIQILYLSPQQIASFKMKAIKDCKLKNVTTFHVVAGKIWKARTIAMNMSDDQVSTMLFPVDIRKRVFPELSYGFAGNALVPGFARATVKELTELEDAFHIKKVQEGIERLDNEYIKSSIDWLELNKGVPRREDSFSLVSGLRLGLEDQYFAWGKLKCSTSLTVKPGLVMLLPAAPGDGGLNVCLDLPKDQMYIFRRIMLEF from the exons ATGGCTGGCCGACTTGTGCAAAGTTTGGAGGACAGTCATCGATTTGAAATAGACTGTAATGATGCTGGTATTGTGGTTATTGCTGCAAGAACTAATAGAAAGTTGAGTGAATTTGGTGATATTTTTGCACCTAATCAAGATTTAGAGGAATTGGCTATGTTCCTCCAAGAAGAACAGGAAGAAGAAATCGATTTGAAAGAGAAACTCCTTTTATCGGTACAG TTGACGCAATTTGCTTGCGGGAGTTTGGCACTAACTACTCACTACAATCACTGTACATTAGACGGTTTAGCAGTAAGAGATTTTGGGGCAAACTTGGCTGCATTAACACGTGGTGATTTTCTAATCGTAGTTCCTTTTGCAGATAGGACATTGCTAAGAGCAAGAAACCCACCAAAGATTAGTTACCCACATTTTGAGTATGGAAAAGCTACAAACATTGAAAACTTGTTTAGTGTTCGTGGAACAAGTAGTGGCATTAATGTAAGACAGAATGCAATACAAAACCAAATCCAGATTCTTTATTTGTCTCCACAACAAATTGCCAGCTTTAAAATGAAAGCTATTAAGGATTGTAAATTAAAGAATGTGACTACTTTTCATGTTGTTGCCGGTAAAATATGGAAGGCGAGAACTATTGCGATGAATATGTCAGATGATCAAGTGTCGACAATGTTGTTTCCTGTGGATATTAGGAAAAGAGTTTTTCCAGAACTTTCATACGGCTTTGCAG GCAATGCTTTGGTTCCTGGATTTGCAAGAGCAACTGTGAAGGAGCTCACAGAATTAGAGGATgcttttcatataaaaaaagtaCAAGAAGGAATTGAAAGGTTGGATAATGAGTATATTAAATCAAGCATAGATTGGTTAGAATTGAACAAAGGAGTGCCTCGTAGGGAAGATAGCTTCTCATTGGTTTCAGGGTTGAGATTGGGGCTTGAGGACCAATATTTTGCATGGGGTAAACTAAAATGTTCAACATCACTTACTGTTAAGCCAGGTCTAGTCATGCTATTACCAGCAGCACCAGGTGATGGAGGTCTTAATGTCTGTCTGGATTTACCAAAAGATCAAATGTACATATTTCGTAGGATAATGTTGGAATTCTAA